The DNA region ttgtaaaacagactgtataaagtcgagtgcacgcggccacacaaagcacaataattcgatggtgtgcatccatgtactgaggctagtgtcgatttctggagcgttgcactgtgcgtagctatcctgtagctatcccataattcccgcagtctcccctgcccattggaattctgggttaagatcccaatgcatgatggtgcaaaaacagtgtcgctggtgattctgggtaaatgttgtcactcataactccaccagagaggtcctttggggccatctgcctgtcccaagtcaggataaaggaggagggttgggcgtggggctagcaactccaccccataAAAAATCAACTTGCTACAAaaacgccaacaatagagacaacagagacttttaccctggaaaaagaagggtcttcaactcgaagatgcatgacgctgggtggtgaaagccatgaggaagccactaagccgaTTGCCCTTCTTGCAagcaggaggattaccataggcacatggaacgtgaggaccatgtacaaGTCAGGAAAGGTGGCggaggttgcagcagagatgaggagcaacaacctgaccctattaggcattagcgagacaagatggacgcaagctggacagagacgactgttgacaggagagctgttgctgtattcaggacatgaagagagcgacgcaccccacacacagggagtaggcttcatgttgtccaagcaggcacagagagcactgattggttgggaggcacatggtcccaggatcatcacagcatccttcagaactaaaatgaagaggattaagatgaatgttgttcagtgctacgctccaactaatgacagcgaagaggaggacaaagattatttttacaacagactccagaaaatattagagattctcccagacaaagacatcatcatccttatgggagactttaatgccaaaattggacctgacaacacaggatacgaacaagtcatggggacccacgctctgggagagatgagtgagaatggagagagatttgtggatctgtgtgcacttaacaacctggtcataggaggtagcatctttcctcacaagcggatccacaagagtacctgggtatcaccagcaggcacgacagaaaatcagattgaccatgtctgcattagcaagaagttcagaagatccttgcaggacgttagagttagaagaggagcagacgcggcgtccgaccatcacttagtggtggctagattgaagctgaagctgaagcagaactggatagatacgtcagacagaagagtgaagtacaacgtcagccttctgaaggaccataagaccaaggaagattttggactgatgctgaagaataagttttcagtattacaggatcggtctgaggaagaggaagacagtgtactaaacagatggcagaaagtgagagagacacttaggttagtatgccaggaagtgcttggaattaagaaacaccagcagaaagagtggatcacagcagagaccttgaccaagatagaagacagaaagaagaagaaggcagcagtcaacaacagcaggactagagctgcaaaggccaaagctcaaaaagagtatgctgaagcccacagagcagtgaagaggaatattaggaaggacaagagagagtatgtggatgaactggcagcagaagcggagcaggcagcatacagcggtaacatgaaacagctgtatgatactaccaagcgactgtctggaaagttcagcaagccagaacgtcccgttaaagacaagcagggaaagtctataacaggaatagaacaacagatgaacagatgggcggagcactttgaggaactcctgaacagaccagcaccaccaaatccaccagacattaacccagccaacgaggacctcccaattaattgcgataaaccaaccagagatgagatcagaaaagccatcaccatgatgaagaacaggaaggcggctggacctgatgacatcccagcagaggccctgaaagcagacctggatgcttcagtggaaatgctgtaccccctctttgagaagatatgggaagaagaagtgattccggcagactggaaagagggatatctcatcaaaatccccaagaaaggagaccttagcaactgtgccaattatagaggaatcacactcctgtcggtgccagggaaggtcttcaaccgagttctcttagagagaatgaaggatgccgtcgatccacagctacgagatgaacaggcaggtttccggctgaacagatcatgcacggaccagatagcaacgcttcgcatcatagtcgagcagtctgtggagtggaactcctcgttgtacatcaactttgttgactatgagaaagcgttcgatagcgtggatcgagagaccctctggaagctccttcggcactacggcattccagcaaaggtggtcaacctgatcaagaactcatatgatggtatacactgtagagtgatccatggagggcagctcactaacagcttccaggtgcgaactggagtcagacaaggatgcttgttgtcaccacttctctttctcctcgtcatcgattggattatgaagacatccacttacgagcgtaggaacggaatccagtggacgttgtggacccagcttgatgacctggactttgatgacgatcttgcactcctttcgcacagtaaagagcagatgcaagagaagaccaacactgtggcagccacgtcatcacaggttggcctcaacattcacaaggacaagaccaagatccttaggattaattccatcagcaacgacccagtcacactgaatggaagccccttggaagaagtgcagtccttcacctacctaggtagcatcaatgaccagcagggtggcacagacgcagacatcaaagtaaggattggtaaggcaagagcagccttcttacagctcaagaacatctggagctccagagagctgtctttggcaataaaaattcgactgttcaactccaatgtgaaatcagtcctactgtatggagctgaaacctggaggacaaccaaaacaaccatcaGGAAGATCCacaccttcattaatagctgcctcagaaagATTCTCCAGATTCGCTGGCCAGAcgccatcagtaacatccacctcttggagagaacccgtcaactcccagcagaggaagaaatcagaaggagaaggtgggattggataggacatacattatgcaagcagccaactaacatcaccagacaggcactgtggtggaacccccaaggcaatcggaaaagaggccgtccaagaaatacCTGGTGACgcaaccttcaggctgatagcaaaaaaatgggctatacctggaaccagctagagcaaatggcccaggatagaggactctggagatccgtggttggcggcccataccccggttggggtgacgggcatgagtgagtgagtaaccctaatccgatatggtaataccgatttccgcgctactcctctcgttggggaggagtacagaaaccaatttaaagagccctttatatcgatataaagggcctcgttgtgtggacgagtgcagggttaaatcggtttaatgctactaaaatcggtttaaacgcgtagtgtagaccaagccttagtgaTACTTCTTGCAGAAAGAATGTCACCCTGGAGCTCTTCATTGGCTTCCCGTTTATTGTTGGGTGCAATTTTAATGGCTGATTAATAGCTGCTGTATAAAGCCCTGCATGGTGAAAGTCCTGAGTGACCTCAAAGCCTGAAACCTGCTGAGTTGGGTGAAGCACTCAAGCTAATGAGTCACTGCATTAATCAAGAGGGGGCTGAAGGCAAGGGGCTTTTTGATGAAGGGACCTCAAGTGCTTCCTTTAGTAGTGTGCTAAAGTCCTACTCTGTTGAATTTCAAGTCATGCTCCAAAGCTCAAATTTTTCCTTTACACTTTTTTCTGCAGAGGGGAGTCTtctagtttttcttttaatacttTTGACATTGGTctgaaaatgtgcattttattatttttacatacatGTCTAGAGTGACAGCTGGGTGTTCCGTAAGTAAGTTAGAAGAAATACATCTATATaatgaatatatatttaaaagtaaattgtaTATACATATAAAAGTGGATTAATTTTACAGTATGAAAAGTCAATTGGAGAACTTTTAAAACACAATTCACTTAAACTTGGACACAATCTTCTTCTAACACAGCTCTTATTTCCCCTTTTCCACCTTACACGTCAATTGGTGTAAACGGAGATACTGCTTTTCTGGAGACCTGCAGGTCCTATAGGGGGCAAAAGAGATTTGATTTAGATCTCAGGAGCATTCAGGATGAGTGAGTCTGCAAAATGAATTTCTCCTCCCTCGCCCTGGATAGTTAAAAGGGATCCTCTCTCTATGCGGGCTTAGTGTTTAACTCTGATATGCTGTTGCTCTTGCTCTGTAGGTGTGGGTATGGCCCTGAGGAAAATGGGGAGCATGGCCAAACCAGATGTTTACATCACCAAGGATGGAGATACAATCACCATAAAAACAGAAAGCACCTTTAAATCTTCAGAGCTCAGCTTCAAGCTGGGTGAGAAATGTGAGGAAAATACATTAGACGGCAGGAAAGTTCAGGTTAGTACAAGAGTggtttctcttgttttgttttttttccccttgaataCACCCAGTCCACCAGAGTGGCTGGCTTACTGATATAAATGCTATTTAGGGACCCAGTCTCCCGCACTCTTtctcatgttgagtagtacccTGCTCTGTTGGTGGGCGGGGTACCCCTGTCATCACaagccccattgaagtccatcAGTTTTTATGGACTAACCAGTCTACAAATGGTAATATACTGAAACCAGACAAAGCCTGGTATGTTTGGTTAATCATTTTCAGTTTGTGTGGCAGCTGTGATGCACCTTGGGGTGATAAAACTGGCAGCTCTCCAGACCCATGGTAAAAATACCAAAGACCAAACTTCActttcattgaagttaatgtcAATAAagccttttgaattttaatggagCAGGGTATGGCCCTACAACTAATCTGATACAATCTCACACATTTGCGTAACAAGTGGAATAACCTATATAGGGAGTAAATTAAATGTAACTCAGACTCCATATTCCCCGTCTTTCCAAGAATTCAAGTAGCTTCCAACTTGACTGATTAAAGGGACTATCACTTGGAGGCGGTAGTGGAGGGTGAAGAGAGATTATTCCCTCTCCATAGGATTCTCCCAGGCCGATTATCTCCTTGTGTGAATGCTGGCCACTTGCCAAGACCCTCCCACTCCTCACCTGTGCACTGGCAACACATCTGCCAAGTGCAAGATTCAGACTTAGACAATACAAAAAGCCAAAGCACATGTACGAGGAGACGAACTTAGTACACTAAGCAGGTTTTGTTCACTTAAATTGTGCATGCTGTCAAAATCATGTTTCATGTATCAATGTGCCAAAGCAGTGACTGAACAAGTAGCAAAGTAATAGAAGAAGAACAGGAGTCATGAGAAAtgtagagtgaaatcctgaccctactgaagtcaatggcaaaactcccattgacttcagtagggccttGGAGTATAGTGTGGGAGTGTATCACCTCCACTCAGAGActaagtaaaatattttgagtCCTGCTTTTCTTTGCAGACTCTTATCACCTTCGATGGTAACACATTGACTCAGCTTCAGCAGTGGGATGGCAAGGAGTCCACAATAACACGGAAGATAGAGGATGGGAAACTGGTGGTGGTGAGTGCATTCCTACTTTCTGATCACTGACTACTGCAAGACTGTAGACTACAGTAGGAATCTAACTTTAAAAGAGACTCCAAATCTATTATAAACTGCCATCTGCATCCCTGTGTTCTGCAGTAATTTAgcctatatcaggggttctcaacctttttctttctgaggcctcccaACCTACTATAAAAATtacatggcccacctgtgccacaacaactgtttttcagtAGATTAAAAGACATTAGTGGGTAGCAAGCTAAGttgctcgggctttggcttcagccctggacagcaGGGCTTGGGATtctgctttctgccctgggccccagtgagtctgctggtcctgctttctggtttattttggcagacccCCTTAAACCTGCTTGTGGCCTCCCAGAGGACCTTGGGCCCCTGGCTGAGAATTTCTGGCCTATACACTACTGAattaatttctttgttttccagGAATGTGACATGAATGGCTGCAAGTGTAAGAGAGTCTACCAGAAAGCATAAGGACATTGTCTCCATACTGGGCTGGAGCTTGCTACAAACCAGCTCAATTTAGTGAACAAAGCTCCTCTACTCTTCAGGTTTTCCTTTTCCCTGTTCTGTAGTTTTTCAATGGACTACACAGCTGTGTGCAATCATAGTTCAAAGCCATGATGTAACTATTCTGAATGGTTGTGGCTgttaaataaaattttcagatataTGAAGTAGAGCTGTTGTCACTATAGTGGAATTTTAAAGGTTTTCTTTTTCAAGTAAAGATTTATAAAAGCTCATTAGTTTATGGAGAGGAGCCTAAAATCAGTACTAAATCTCAAATGATGGGGATATCATCTCACTGGAACAGTTAAGGTATAGTTAACAGCAAACTGCATTTTGGTTCAGCTATTCATATTTCATTGATGAAAAAGGTAATAAAATTGTATCAAGTGGGACAATCATTGTTATGGTGCAGAATCTTTCTAACCGCTTTAAGATAGTGCCTGTTGCAAAAGTAGTAGAGTTGAACTGGTACAAACTGAGAGGAAAACTTCATCCATTGTGTTTAAACAGCTGAGCACATTTTTAGTTGGTTGCTTTCTGGTGGCAATCAACACCCTCTGACCCAACTAGTCAGATTGTACATTTAGGGGCCACTAGACATGATAAAACTTAAGCaagtgctgaagtgctttgctgaaaggAAGTCCTAATATGGAAATACACTTTCTATTCtattagtcttttttttaatggcaatatTTTCTAGCAAcattttcttatttcctttttagTAACATTCTGAAAATCCAAAACCATGAACTACTGAAATATTTCCTGAAATTAAAATTCTCAATTTTACTTGCTCAAAACATTTGGTAATGCAGTTTATATGCTTACAAGTGCAATAATAAATTATCCCAAATATTAATGTCTTGGTCATTATTTTTTATAATGATTGGGAAGTGGTCAAAACAGATCCTCTGAAATTGCTATTCTACAAACTGTAGATTGTTTAGTGctatcagcagggccggctctatgcattttgccaccccaagcatggcaggtagGTGGCTTTCGGCAGCACATCTGTGCGAGGTGTGCTGGTAACGTGGATTTGGCagcgcacctgcaggaggtccacctgTCTCGTGCCTTTGGcatacccgctgccgaattgccaccaaaaccgcgggaccagcagacctcccgcaggcatgccactgacgGCAGCCTGACTACCGCCCTCACGGTGACTGGCAGGCCGCCCTCAGTGACTTGCCACCctaggcacgcgcttggtgcgctggtgcctagagccactcCTGCATATTAGACTAGACTAACTTGTTCTGAAAGCTAAAACTGGCTGGTAACACTTTTAACAGGATTCCAAATAGCAGGTTTAGAAGAATCTACAGAGTCATGTAATCTCTCTGTTTGCATTTTACAGAACTAATCGCTACCTTATTCCTACTGATGTCTTAGCTAACCACTGCAAATACTGTCTGGGGTACTAACCAATTGTTCTGTGTGTTAATGCTACCTAGTATGGAACCTAAACTTCTTATGAGTTTGTGAATAATCCCCTTTATTTACATTATCAGGTATTTATAGATGGATTAGAGTTCTCTCAAGTTTATTTTCTAGATGCTTTCTTCATATGTTTCACATTTCTTGATGTGTTTTCTTGAACTGGCCTATCCTTGTATCATTTCTGGTcatcttttttgtatttttcctcaattttattttgttaagcTTCCCTAATCGGTGAAGAGGGGATTCCTGTACTATGTATTCCATGTGGTGTGCCAGGACTACAGAGCAGTATTATTACTTTCAAGTTTGTTCAGGCGCATTGATGCCACATGTAGAAGCTATGACCCTAGATTTAGGAAGTGAATTTCACCTCCCTGCACTCCATCCTGATATAGCCCAAATACAACTCCTCATTGTGGGGGAAGTGAATTTTACCTTATCTGCATTTGCCTGTGTAAAATTTTTGGCCAATAGTATAACATTGTTAAATAGCAGTTGTGCACAGGCCTGTATTTATGACATTCTAATACTGGAAAGATGTTTTTATAACTAACATGCAAATTTTGCCTCGTCCACATTTCTACAAGAACTAGAATGATAGTTTATTAAACAGTAACACTAATGTTGTGCTGACATGTAAAAAGGGTAAAGGCTAAAGGGGATGACCAGGGTAATATAAAGCTCTTTTGTCTGACATCAATTGTGGGGAAGATCCTAGAAtgtcagggacctcaggagatcatctagtccaacctgctgctcaaagcaggaccaatccccagatccctaaatggctgaacttacaacactgggtttagcagccaatgcgcaaaccactgagctatccctcccccctgaaatggagtggctgatacaggactttattaatcaatatttaaaagaggataatataattaatgccaatcaaaatGGGTCTATATAAAATAGATGCTGTCAAACTAATCTGATGTCTTTCTTTGAGGAGATTTCAAGTTTGcatgataaaggtaatagtattgatgtaatatacttagatttctgtgaGGTATTTGACTTGGAAcctcatgacattttgattaaaaaaaactagaacaatataaaatgatCATGCAtgtattaaatggattaaaaactgcctAACTgagaggtctcaaaatgtaattgtaaagggAGAATCATCACTGAATGGGTGTGTTTCTGGTTGGGTTCTGCagagattggttcttggccctatgctattaaaatttttattaatcacctagaagaaaacataaaacccaCTGATTAAGTTTTCAGATCTCAAAAATTGGGGtagtggcaaataatgaagaggggAGGTGGCTAATACAGAACACTTTGGATTGCTGggtaagcaaacaatatgcattttaatatggcttgTTTACATctaaaaacaaagaatgtaggtgaTACACAATGAGGCCTCTATCCCAGGAAGCAGTGACTATGAGAAAAATTTGTAGGTGGTGGTtgataatctgctgaacattagcAGTGGTCCTTGGATGATTACCAAAATCACAAGGAGTGGAGAGGCTATTCTATttctgtacttggcactggtgtaacctactcctgggggaattctgcgccaatgTACaaggcagaattttgcagaaattaatgtttggCGTGCAGAATTtcccttttcccccacagaaatgggctgcagaaatactggccaccactaggggccGCTAGACATGGCAAagcccagctcacaaatagaCAAAACCAAGGGAAGGGTAGGGAACTGGAGGATTCCAGCAGCATGTCCTGAAGTAAGGAGGCAGTGGTGtgcaggaaactctgtgcaagcTTAGGACCCAGCATCAgggctctggatccctgggctctaggAGGGTAGagggtgtgagtgtctgggcttgGGGGGGCCCTACAGCTGGACTCTGGGGTGGTGAGTAGGAGGTGTGAATGTCTGGGCAGGGAggccacagctgggctctgcagcgggagggagcagagaaacaggtaCTGGGTTGTCATATTGTTTCTATAACTCTCAACTCCTGGAGgaatttttgtgtatgtgtgtattgttTCAGACATACCTGCTGtctggtattttgaaataaaataattgaaactggtgtgattacatagtgttattttgacaaataaaatttgcagaattttaaaatattgtgcatagaatttttaactttttggtgcagaattcctccaggagtagcaaacactgctggaatattgtgtccagttctgctttccacagtacaagaaggatgttgataaattggacaggTTTCAGAGAAGGGTACCAAGAATGatttaaggattagaaaacatgccttatggcAATAGATTCAAGGCGCTCAatccatttagcttaacaaagagaaggttaaggagtgatttgattacagtctataaatgcCTACATaggcaacaaatatttaatgatgggcttttcagtctagcagagaaagttataatATGAGCCAATGcctagaagttgaagctaaacaaattcagactggaaataaagcatacaagtttaacaatgagagtaattaaccattgggactgCTTACTAAGAGTCTTGGTGCAGTCTCTatccctgacaatttttaaatcaaaattgaatgtttttctaaaagatctgctttaggaattactTCGGGGAAGTTCTATTGGATATATACAGGTcaaaccagatgatcacaatagttccttctgcccttggaatctatgaaaaacagcACAACATAATTGTTAATTTGGGATCACTGCTCCATTACTTTGTTGTTTGCACTTCTAACACCATGTAATATTTAATTGTTCGCCTTTCCTTTGAATAGAAAAAAGGTTTTCATGTCTTTCATGGGACATCTGTTTCTTTTGTGATGAAGTTCCTTTCAATGGAGCAGGACACAGTGGGCTATCTGGTTTTGTTTGTCTTGTTCTACAGCAAACTCCAGGTGCCTTCATAATAGTAAGCAGGTTGTGATCTGAAAATGTGCTTTCTTCCTGGTTACTGGTCAGGTGACGTATTTTACCTTAATCACATGATTGTGGAAAGCCACCTCATTTTGAAAAAGGTTGATATAAATGAATACGGCTGTAGAGCCTGAGTCTCCTAAcacttatacatgtgcttaactttaagcatgtgagtaggcccattaacttcaaagggagacttaaagttaagcagatgtgAATATGTTTGCAAGGTTGGGGCCCTTAAAGACAAGATAATAGTATTAAAATGGCACTTACGTTTGAGTTTTGAACTGTATGGTTTGTAATACTCAACATTTGACAATCAAATttctttccagtctgattttATTCTCCATTTGATAAGCTAAAGTTTTCTTTTATAGCTCACATGCAAATATGACATATTGCCCTTAGTGCTAAAATGACTGATTTTGTCCTTGAATGTTGTCTAATTATCCCTTGTTCACCACTTCCCATAGGATGGCTAAAAAGCTAGAAAGAGCCTCACTAACAGATCAAAAACAAGAAATAAGGCAATATCCAGTATTCCTTCATAACACTGCGAAGAACTATAAAGCATAGAAGCAAGTTCTAGCATGTCACTGTGGTTCCATCCTTGATAATAATTTTAGGGACAAGGAAAaagtctgcttttattttttaatttttttttgtggctgTGGGATGAAGGCAACTGTGGAGGGAACAGACCGCTGCTCTT from Chelonoidis abingdonii isolate Lonesome George chromosome 2, CheloAbing_2.0, whole genome shotgun sequence includes:
- the LOC116828753 gene encoding fatty acid-binding protein 5-like — protein: MSVDDFVGKWSLVSSEGFDEYMKELGVGMALRKMGSMAKPDVYITKDGDTITIKTESTFKSSELSFKLGEKCEENTLDGRKVQTLITFDGNTLTQLQQWDGKESTITRKIEDGKLVVECDMNGCKCKRVYQKA